The following proteins are encoded in a genomic region of Corynebacterium atypicum:
- a CDS encoding sensor histidine kinase — protein MGWFGTRRRHRGNKAAHARGHNAEGAQGRTHIAAGSQPTAPFSEAATARKLAELTRSRRAVAEAYERERRRIERDLHDGAQQYFVAASMALGRAQAQLNRANARPATSRPNPQACLERAQDLLDRGLQELRRTVHGINPAELREFGLIAAIENAAQVYEGAVKVRCPFPLPHLDASVLAAAYFFTTEALTNAAKHAPNTPVSVLVTCEAKLRISVIDGGVGEAWFLPGGGLCEMRDRLSAFDGTIVISSPRGGPTQVVATIPTMLARGESGLPGTARDKAEEQ, from the coding sequence ATGGGATGGTTCGGCACGAGACGACGCCACCGCGGCAACAAGGCAGCGCATGCGCGCGGGCACAACGCTGAGGGCGCGCAGGGGCGCACGCACATCGCCGCGGGCTCGCAGCCCACCGCCCCGTTCTCCGAGGCGGCCACCGCCCGGAAGCTGGCGGAACTGACCCGTTCCCGGCGCGCCGTCGCCGAGGCCTACGAGCGGGAGCGCAGGCGCATCGAGCGCGACTTGCATGATGGCGCTCAGCAGTATTTTGTGGCTGCTTCCATGGCGCTGGGGCGAGCTCAGGCGCAACTGAACAGGGCGAACGCCAGGCCCGCCACGTCTCGGCCGAACCCGCAGGCCTGCCTGGAACGCGCCCAGGACCTGCTGGACCGCGGGTTGCAGGAGCTGCGCCGCACCGTGCACGGCATCAACCCGGCGGAGTTGCGCGAGTTTGGGCTCATCGCCGCTATCGAAAACGCCGCGCAGGTCTACGAGGGTGCGGTCAAGGTTCGGTGCCCGTTTCCGCTGCCACACCTCGACGCGTCGGTTTTGGCCGCCGCGTATTTCTTCACCACAGAGGCGTTGACCAACGCTGCCAAGCACGCGCCGAACACCCCGGTGAGCGTGCTGGTGACCTGCGAGGCGAAGCTGCGGATCAGCGTCATCGACGGCGGGGTCGGCGAGGCGTGGTTTTTACCCGGCGGTGGGCTGTGCGAGATGCGCGATCGGCTCAGCGCCTTCGACGGCACCATCGTGATTTCCTCGCCGCGGGGAGGCCCCACGCAGGTGGTGGCCACGATTCCGACGATGTTGGCGCGCGGTGAGAGCGGCCTTCCGGGAACCGCCCGGGATAAAGCGGAGGAGCAGTAA